One segment of Brassica napus cultivar Da-Ae chromosome C3, Da-Ae, whole genome shotgun sequence DNA contains the following:
- the LOC106388605 gene encoding glutathione S-transferase F3, translating into MAAIKVFGHPASAPTMRVVLALHEKNLDFEFVHVDLMGGEHKKEAFLARNPFGQVPAFEDGDLKLFESRAITQYIAHRYEGQGTNLLPADSKNIAHYAIMAIGMQVEAHQFEPVAAKLVSEQVFKLKKGLTTDQAVVAEEEAKLAKVLDVYEARLKEFKYLAGDTFTLTDLHHIPTIKYLLGTPTKKLFTERPRVNEWVAEITKRPASQKILQ; encoded by the exons ATGGCAGCTATCAAAGTTTTCGGACACCCTGCCTCCGCTCCCACCATGAGAGTCGTCCTCGCCCTTCACGAGAAAAACCTCGACTTTGAGTTCGTTCATGTCGACCTCATGGGAGGTGAACACAAGAAAGAGGCTTTCCTAGCCCGCAAC CCTTTTGGTCAAGTTCCGGCCTTTGAAGATGGAGACCTCAAGCTTTTTG AATCAAGAGCTATTACTCAATACATAGCTCACCGATACGAAGGCCAAGGAACCAACCTTCTCCCGGCAGACTCCAAGAACATAGCTCACTACGCAATCATGGCCATTGGAATGCAAGTAGAAGCTCACCAGTTCGAGCCAGTGGCTGCAAAGCTTGTTTCTGAACAAGTATTTAAGCTCAAGAAAGGCTTGACCACAGACCAAGCCGTTGTTGCCGAAGAGGAGGCTAAGTTAGCCAAGGTCCTAGACGTGTACGAGGCTCGGCTCAAGGAGTTCAAGTACTTGGCTGGTGACACTTTTACTTTGACCGATCTTCACCACATTCCTACGATTAAATACTTGCTTGGAACTCCCACCAAGAAGCTCTTCACCGAGCGTCCACGTGTCAACGAGTGGGTGGCTGAGATCACCAAGAGGCCAGCTTCCCAAAAGATCCTTCAGTGA